Sequence from the Nitrincola iocasae genome:
AAAAGAAGCCGCGATACGATCAAGCTCCTCTTCCAACAACCGTAATTGCTGGTGTTGAAGGTTCTCAAGTAGAGTCGGCCCCACCATATTCATACTGCTGGGATAAGACTGATAGCCACATTTGAACAGTTCGATACCCGCACCCGTTGACTGACCGATGCGTACGGCTTTCTCCAACAGACCCTCGGTATTCTCGTCAGTGGTAAGATTAACCAATAGCTTTGAAATTTTAGTCATGATGCCACTCCTTGCTGCACTTATTTATCTTAATTTTAGCTGAGTTTCAGCGCACTATTGCTGACCAGGCTCAGCAAAATGGCCAGAGACACAAGCCTGTGGGCAAACGACAACCCGGTAACTGGCTTTCATACAACTGCGCCCGGCTTTGAACTTGGCGGGCTACATTGATCAGCCAGGGCTTGGCATTGTAGCTGGCGTTTTTAAAACCTGTATGGCCTTCATGATAATTAAGATAAAGATTGTATGTATCACGTAATGCGACACCATTACGCTGAAATGAGACACGATTATACCAACCGATAAAATCCAGTGTGTCTTCGATGCTGCTACGCCGAGCCAATCGATTGCCTGTGGCTCGCTGGTAATCACTCCAGGTGCCATCCTGTGCTTGTGCATAACCATAGGCTGATGATTTTCTGGGCATCGGAATCAAACCAAACAGATAAGGTCTGGGAGGCCTGGCATTATGTTGAAACGCAGATTCCTGGCGTACAAATGCAATCTGGGTTGATACTGACGTGCCCCAGCGGGATTCGGATTTTTTAGCCGCATGATACCAGGAAGGATCATGTGAAATAATGTCACAGATATTATCCTGTGCCCTGGCTGGCGGCGGTGATGAAGCACAACCGGATACCAGAACCAACAGCAGAAGTGCGACTATAACCAACTGTATTTGAGGAAGTTTATTCATACCAAGAATATAACCTATTGCCAGCTGATTCGCACCCCTCATAGATAAAAGCCGCACTGGCAAGCTCAGTGCGGCTTTTATGAGTTTATCTCAGCCGTTAGTGTGGTTGCTGACCCTCGGCAACAACCAGAGGATCGGGCTCCTCTTCAATATGAATCGGTTCCTCCGGCTCCTCCCCGGCGTGCTCTTTCAAGGACTGCTTGCTACGCAGCTCAATCAATAACCATAGTACAAAACCTATCCCAAGCCCCCAGGCCGCACCATGAGTTGCCAGAACCACGCCCATAATGCCAGCCACACCCATAGAGGTGGCATTATCTATCTGCTCAACAGCAACAGCAATACACAGGTAGCCGGTTATCAGCAAGGTAATAGACAAGGCGATCGGTAATACCGGACGGAAGAGTGTGACCAGCGGCAAAAGAAACAGTGCAATGAAGCCCACAATCCAGAAAACACCCGCACCCGAATAAATCGTATCCATAGCTCCACGACCATAGCGATAGCGCTCAGCAATTGTCGCCATTACACCGGTAAACAATGGACCAGCAAGCCCTGGGTAAGGTGCAAAAAAGGAGTGCATCAGGTTACGGATACCGGTGACCAGATGAACACGGTCAACGTTAACTTCAATTTTTTCATCCGGACGCAGGTGATCGACACGCTTAAGCAGGCTCTGCCCGACAATAATATCACCGAAGGCAATAATATAGGCAATAATCGCCGTGGGTATAGCGGCCAGAATCAGTGACATAGATGGAAAGCCTATAGTAAACGGCAGGTAGTTCCAGATCTGACCAAATGCCGGCAATTCAACTCCCCACTCTACTGCCGGAAGCGGATACTCGGACACAGTCCAACCTATCACCATGGTAATCAGCATACCCGGTACCATACCGTAACCGGCAATAATTTTGGCCCAGCGATGCTTCTCCACCCAGTCACGAAACGACAAAGAAAAAAGTACATACACGGTAATCAAGCCACCGATACCGAGTGAAATAGGCGTATTATACAAACGGCCACCTTCACTGATTTCACCACTAATCGCTGCAATACCCGCACCCAGCAAAATCCCGGCCTTGATGGAGTTGGGAATGTTATTAACCAGCTTGGAGCCCAACCGCGTTATTCCCATAAACAGGAAGATAAAGGTTACCACTAACTGAAGCGCAACCAGCGCCCTGATGGCATCTGGACCCGGCTCAAAACCACCGATAAACAGCAGCACCACCGGTATCGCCGGTGTAATCCACCCAGGTACAAAAGGCACCCCCAACAGGTTGGGGAGCATAAAGCCGATACCACAAATCACTACATACGCTAAAGCAACGTCATAAGGCAGGCCAAGATAGCGCTCAAGCAGGGGGATCATCCCCATAGCGACCACAAACATGACCAAAGCCTGGATCGTTTCCGCCACTTCCCAGCGATAATGAATAAACGGCAACCGAATCTTAAACGGGCCGGCAGGCCAGTAAGGGTGTTCCTCACCATGCTTACGCTGATATAACATAATGCTCTCTCTGTTTTATGCCTTAAAATACGGATTGAAGTGCGAATCCAGCGCACTTCACGGGGAGTCGTAAAGGTATACCCTTATAGAGAGAGAAGTCGATACACAAGGGAACGACTTTAGTCTTGATTAACAACTAAAGTATTAGGGATATTACCCATAGTGCTCAATAAAACACATAATATCTAAATAAACGCTTTAACATGAAAAACTAGCGGGGTCAGGTTACAATAATGCACTTTCCTTTCTGCTTTTATTGGAGACTCAATGGCCCGACGTACCAAAGCCGAAGCTGCTGCCACACGTGAAAAATTACTGGATGCTGCCGAAAATGTCTTTCTTGCCCGAGGTGTAGCTAATGCAACACTGGAACAGATTGCTAAAGAGGCTGGGTTAACACGTGGAGCAGTCTATTGGCACTTTAAGAATAAGGCCGAGGTTTTCCGTGCAATGCTGGACCGGGTACGTTTACCCTTCGAAGAGTTCATTGAAGAACTTGATGAACCTGACCGGAAAGAGAACCCTGCACGAGCGATACGACTGGCCTGCATAGAAGGCCTGAGACGACTGGAACAACCGCGCTACCATCGAGTACACAGCATTCTGGTCTATCACAGTGGGGGATTGGCTGAGTTGGACTCGCTGGCCATGCAAAAAGAGATCACCAATGAAGCTTTCGACATGCTGACCACCTACTTTAATGCTGTAGATCAGCAGGGGCAGCTACGGGCAGATATGTCTCCGCAAACCGCTGCCCGTATGCTGCAGTCCATGCTGAGTGGTATCTTTCACGACTGGCTCCGATACCCGCAAGATTACTCGATTCAAGAGCGCGGCATGGAAATGGTGGACACATTACTGCGTTTAATCTGTACAGTAAAGGTGTCCTGAGTCGAAGGGTCAGCCTTCCCAACCACCCCCCAAGGTTTTGAATAACGTCGCACTGGCAATCAGCTCATTGCGGATAGCTTCTGAATGCGCCTGCTGCACCGACATCAATACTCGCTGCGCATCCAGTACTTCAATGAATCCAATCAACCCCTCACGATATCGTATTTCAGCCAGTTGCAGGGTTCGCTGATAAGCTTCTTCTTGAAGCCTGATAGCTGTCGTTCGCTCAGCACTGGTCTGATAAATTACCAGCGCATCTCGCACTTCATTGAAAGCCAATTGTACGCTGGATAAATACTGAATTTCAGCCTGTTCCGCCTGAGCTTCAGCGGATGCCACTAGCGAACGGTTCCGACCAAAATCAATCAACGGCCCAACCAGACCTGCCGAAAGGCCCCAACCAGCTGCACCACTAGTGAAC
This genomic interval carries:
- a CDS encoding transglycosylase SLT domain-containing protein, with protein sequence MNKLPQIQLVIVALLLLVLVSGCASSPPPARAQDNICDIISHDPSWYHAAKKSESRWGTSVSTQIAFVRQESAFQHNARPPRPYLFGLIPMPRKSSAYGYAQAQDGTWSDYQRATGNRLARRSSIEDTLDFIGWYNRVSFQRNGVALRDTYNLYLNYHEGHTGFKNASYNAKPWLINVARQVQSRAQLYESQLPGCRLPTGLCLWPFC
- a CDS encoding solute carrier family 23 protein — protein: MLYQRKHGEEHPYWPAGPFKIRLPFIHYRWEVAETIQALVMFVVAMGMIPLLERYLGLPYDVALAYVVICGIGFMLPNLLGVPFVPGWITPAIPVVLLFIGGFEPGPDAIRALVALQLVVTFIFLFMGITRLGSKLVNNIPNSIKAGILLGAGIAAISGEISEGGRLYNTPISLGIGGLITVYVLFSLSFRDWVEKHRWAKIIAGYGMVPGMLITMVIGWTVSEYPLPAVEWGVELPAFGQIWNYLPFTIGFPSMSLILAAIPTAIIAYIIAFGDIIVGQSLLKRVDHLRPDEKIEVNVDRVHLVTGIRNLMHSFFAPYPGLAGPLFTGVMATIAERYRYGRGAMDTIYSGAGVFWIVGFIALFLLPLVTLFRPVLPIALSITLLITGYLCIAVAVEQIDNATSMGVAGIMGVVLATHGAAWGLGIGFVLWLLIELRSKQSLKEHAGEEPEEPIHIEEEPDPLVVAEGQQPH
- a CDS encoding TetR family transcriptional regulator, producing the protein MARRTKAEAAATREKLLDAAENVFLARGVANATLEQIAKEAGLTRGAVYWHFKNKAEVFRAMLDRVRLPFEEFIEELDEPDRKENPARAIRLACIEGLRRLEQPRYHRVHSILVYHSGGLAELDSLAMQKEITNEAFDMLTTYFNAVDQQGQLRADMSPQTAARMLQSMLSGIFHDWLRYPQDYSIQERGMEMVDTLLRLICTVKVS